TCACTGGGCGTTAAATCTCCTAGAGCTAAACGGAACAAGTAACATTATGAACTATGATGTACATCTAATCTAAATTGTGCGTGAGCGAAGTTGAGAATAACAAGGGTTTTTGAGGAACTTTCTCGGGAGAGGGTTCCGGGCCCGTTTCCGTCATTTTCAACGCATCATTTTGCGAAGGCCATCGAAGTGATTGGTAATGAAGGTCCAGTAGGACGGATAAGACTTTCTGAAGTTCTTAGGCTAGGAGAGGGAACTACTCGGACATTAATCAAACGCCTAAAGGACATCGGCTTAATCAAAATTTCTAAGTTGGGTATTGAACTTTCGCCAAGTGGAAGGAAAATCCTCAATGAATTGAAGTCAAAGATCGTGCAATCCGCAAATGTTAGCAAAAATCCCCTGACAGTTGGAACCTATAATGTTGGGATCCTAATTAGAGATTCCGCTCATAAAGTTCGGTATGGTGTAGAGCAACGTGATGCCGCAATAAAAGTTGGGGCGAAGGGGGCGACTGTGTTAATATTTAAGGATGGGCGTTTGTCTGCGCCTGCAGTGAGCAGTGACGTTGAGAAGGACTGGCCGGAAGTTGCGAGGCAGATTTTGAAGATTTTTCGCCCGGCGGAGAATGATGTTATTGTGATCGGGAGCGCTGATACCGAGGTTAAGGCAGAGGAAGGTGCGAGGGCTGCGGCTTGGATCTTATTGGAAGACTATTAGAAATATTTTTGGAAAAGGTTAAATATAAATCTGGCTTCTCTCCTTGAGCAGCCAGTTTTGGGTATGAAAGGTAAGAGCTCATCGTAGGTTGGCATGGTCTTGGAGATTAAAATCTTAGAGAAAACTGATACCCGCGTAGTCTTTACGGTTCGTGGAATCTCCACTCCATTTGCCAATGCTCTCCGCCGCATTATGATCGCTGAGGTTCCAACTATGGCTATCGATGACGTGATAGTTGTTGAGAACTCATCTGCGGTAAATGATGAAGTCATTGCGCATCGGCTTGGGTTGATCCCGTTGAAAACCGACCTTGACACCTACCTTCTTCCTGAAGAGTGCACATGTCATAGTGAACTAGGATGCAATCGTTGTCGTGTGGCATTAACTCTGGAGGCTGCTGCTGGTGAATCTACGCGCACCGTTTATTCGGGTGAAATCAAATCCGAGAATCCTGAGGTAGTTCCAATTAGTGATAAAATTCCAATAGTCAAACTAGCTCCTGGTCAGCGAATCAGGATGGAATTATATGCTCGCCTGGGAAAGGGAAAAACACATGCAAAGTGGCAACCGGTCTCGGCGTGTTCTTACAAGTATTTTCCAGCAATTAACGTTGCTGTGAAAAGATGCGATGCTTGTGGCGAATGCGTCGCGATATGCCCAAAACATATTCTGAAAATTGTAGACGGGAAGCTTAGGGTTGAAAATCTGTTACAATGCACTTTATGTGGTGAATGTGTGAAACGTTGTCCCAAAAAGCCTCCGGCGATTAAGGTGGAAAGCGAGCCTGATGCCTTCATATTTTTCGTTGAGTCTACTGGTGCCTTACCTGTTGAACGAATTGTATCTGAAGCGGCTCGAATACTGCTGACAAAGATCGAAGAGTTCATCGCCCAAGCGTCTAAATTGGGGGAATCCAACGCGTGACCGGGATGCCAACGAATCCTGAATTAATTAGATTAATTCGTGTCCTCAAAAAGGCTGCGAATAAGAATGGGGCAGCTATTTGGCGAGATTTAGCGCAGCGGCTTAGTAAAGCGAGATCTCGGAGGGTAGCTGTTAACCTCAGCCGAATTAATCGCTATTCAACTTCAGGTGAAACCATTTTAGTTCCTGGCAAGGTTTTAGGAGCTGGAATAATCGGTCATCCAGTCAAAGTGGCAGCATTCCAATTTTCTGAGCAGGCGAAGCTCAAAATCGCTAAAGCTAAGGGTAAGTGTCTTACAATCGAGGAGTTGATGGAAAAAAATCCGCGGGGATCAAATGTTAAGATTATTGGGTGAACTTGTTAATGTCGAAACATGAAGAAAATATTGTCATATTTGATGCTGCTGGACTTATTTTAGGGAGGGTGGCTAGTGTTGCTGCCCGGTTATTGCAGGCAGGTAAAACCGTCGTAGTCATTAATGCGGAGAAAAGTGTGATTTCCGGTAGGCCTAAAAGTGTAATCAAAGCTGCGAAAGAATTTCTTGAGGTTAAGGGTCGCGCAGATCCAAGGTCAGGGCCTTTTCACCCAAGGCGTCCTGACGAAATTGTTAGACGAACAATTCGGGGGATGCTGCCTTGGGATAAACCAAAGGGCAAAACTGCTTATCGTCGATTGAGAGTATACATTGGTTTCCCTGAGGAACTTAAAAAAGGTAGGGTTGAGACAATTCAAGATGCTAGCGCTACTAAACTTCGGTGTCCATTTATTACAGTTGGGGAACTTGCAAAGGAGCTTGGTTGGAAGCCAGTTGGTGAATAATTATGCCTGTTGCGAAGAGACGGGTTTTACTATTAAGCGGTAAAAGAAAGACTGCAATTGCAAGAGTAGTAATGCGTCCAGGAAAGGGGCGGGTTCGGATTAATAATATTCCGATTGAGGTTTATCAACCTGAGGTGGCTCGGGAGAAAATTCGAGAACCTTTACTCCTATCTGGGGATGCATGGAAGGATGTGGATATCGCTGTAAAGGTTCGGGGAGGCGGCTTTATGGGGCAGGCTGAAGCTGCACGGATGGCTATTGCCCGTGCTATTGTGGAGTGGACAAGGAGTCACGAGGTAAAGCGGGCCTTCACTGACTATGATCGAACTATGCTTGCTGGTGATCCTCGTCGAACTGAACCTAAAAAATTTGGAGGTCCAAGCGCCAGAACACGCCGTCAGAAAAGCTATCGGTAATTCTATTTCAACCAAAATATGTTAGTGAACACCTGGTAAACGTTTGGAAATTGGTTATAACATGTCTAGGCTGTTTTTTAGCGTTGTTTAAATAGGACATAACCTTTTTAGGATAGACGGATGTAGACTCTGGAAACCGCTTGGAGTTATGGCTATGATGGTTCCCGTGCGTTGTTTTACCTGTGGGGCAGTTATTGGTGATAAATGGGAAGAATTTTCTAGGCGTGTTAAAAATGGGGAAAGCGCTGGTAAGGTTCTTGATGAGCTTGGGGTGAAACGTTATTGCTGTCGCAGGATGTTGTTATCTCATGTTGACATCATCGATGAAGTCCTGAAATTTTATGAAGAGGCTGAGAGAAGAAAGGGGGAGCTTCGTTGAATGAAAGGGCAGACCAACGCACCGACTGTTATTGAAGATGTGCGGGGTCGAATAATCTTCGACAGTCGAGGCTCAGAAACTCTTGAGGTTGATGTTATTACCATGGGAGGGTTTGGCAGGGCGGCTGCTCCAGCAGGGAAGAGTGTTGGAAGGTTCGAGGTTGCTTCTTATCCTGCTCGGGGGATCAACCACGCTGTACGGCAGGTTGAAGAGGTTATCGCTCCAGAGCTTATTGGAATGAACGCGGATGAACAGGAAATCATCGACAATCTTCTTCATGAAATTGATGGAACCGCAAATTTCTCGAATATTGGGGGGAATACTGCCTACGCTGTTTCACTGGCTGTAGCTGAAGCAGCAGCATCTTCGCGGGGAATTCCACTTTTTCAACACTTAGCTGGAGTTACTGCTAATGAATTTCCTCATCCTCTGGGCAATGTACTCTGCGGTGGAAAACATGCTGGCAGAAGGGCACCTGACATTCAAGAATTTTTAGTTCTCCCAATTAACATTAAGTCGTTCGTTGAAGCTGTTGAAGCAAACATTAAAGTCCACAGCGAAGTTCGAAGGTTAATCGAGAAAGTTGACCTGAGTTTTACTGGCGGAAAGGGAGATGAGGGAGGCTGGGCTCCTAATCTTGATAATGAAAAAGCCCTGGAGCTTGTGGTAAAGGCTTGCGAAACTATTTCTGATGAGACTGGGGTGGAAGTCAGGCCAGCCTTAGATTTTGCATCGTCCACGATTTGGGATGCCAAAAAGGAACGATATGTTTACTCCCGAGATGGAATTGAACGAGACCAGGGTCAGCAAATAGATTATGTGAAGTATTTAATTCAGAAGTATCGGCTAAGTTATGTTGAGGATCCGCTTCATGAGGAAGATTATGTCGGCTTTACTCAACTCACGAAGGAAGTTAAAAAATGTCTGATTTGTGGAGATGACCTTTTCACAACGAATAAAGAGCGTTTAGAGCGTGGAATAAAAGCGGGGGCTGGGAATGCTATAATCATAAAACCGAATCAGATCGGAACTCTTACTGATGCGTATGCAACTGTTAAACTTGCAAAGAATGCGGGTTATATCCCGGTTTTGTCGCATCGCTCTGGGGAGACGGTTGGTGCACATTTATCTCATTTAGCCATCGCGTTTGGATGTCCCATTATTAAAACTGGGGTGGTTGGTGGGGAAAGATTAGCTAAGCTTAATGAGTTAATTAGAATTGAAGAGACTCTTGGTAGTAGGGCAAAAGTTGCAAGGTTGGAGGTTTTAGATTAAATTGTCGGATACAAAGGCGAAAAATGTGGATAAAGACAGTGTAAAAAGGAAGATTGAAGAGGAAGAAATCGCGGCTGCGGCTACTACTGAACTTTTACTGCCAATTGATACACTACTTTCTGCGGGTATTCACATTGGTACACGGATTAAAACTAAGGATATGGAGCCGTTTATTTTTCGCGTGAGACCCGATGGGCTTTTCGTATTAGATGTGAAGAAAACGGATGAGCGGATAAGGGCTGCGGCGAAGTTTATCGCACGATTCGAGCCCCCTCGAGTTGTTGTGACCTCCGCTCGTCTATATGGAAGGGTCCCTGTAAAGAAGTTTTGTGAAATTACTGGGGCCACCGTCATATTAGGGCGTTTCATGCCCGGACTTTTTTCAAATCCGTCCTATTCCGGGTATATTGAGCCGCAAGTTCTTATTGTTACTGACCCGAAAGCGGATAAGCAAGCGGTTTCAGAGGCTTCTGTTGTCGGTGTACCAGTCATTGCTCTTTGTGATACCGACAATACGTTCGCTGATATTGATTTCGCAATTCCTACAAATAATAAAGGTCGGCGAGCGTTAGCAACTGTATATTGGCTTCTGGCTAGACAGGTTCTCAGGGAGAGGGGTGAACTTCCTCCGGATGGTAACCTCCCAGTTTCAATTGATGATTTTGAAACCAAACTGGCTGAGACGGAGGAAGCTACCGAAGAATCTCAATCGTCTTAAATGGAGGAGTTACCGATGAAAGTGAGGCGTCCATGCCAAGCTGGGGCATTCTACGCAGGCAGTCCCACAGCTTTGCATGCGGAGATCGAGGAATGTTTTCTACATCGTCTTGGTCCTGGTAAACTCCCGAAACTTCAAGAGACTGGGCCGAGAAGGATTCTAGCGTTAATCAGCCCACACGCTGGTTATATGTATTCTGGTCCTGTTGCAGCCCATTCGTATTATGCTTTAGCGTTAGATGGAAAACCTGCCCTTATTGTTATTTTAGGTCCTAATCATACAGGCTTGGGCAGCGGTATTTCGATTATGGCTGATGGTAGTTGGAAGACCCCTTTTGGCAATGTTGAAGTCGATAAGGAAGTTGCGGAAAAAATTTTGCGCGCTTCAAAATTGATTGATGTTGACGATACTGCTCACGCATATGAGCATTCAATTGAGGTTCAACTTCCATTTCTCCAATACCTCTATGGATCAGCTTTCAGGTTTGTTCCCATTTGCATGATGTTGCAAGACTTGGAAACAAGTCAGGAGGTTGGAGCGGCTATTGCTAATGCCGTGTCAGGGATAGACGTGGTTCTTATCGCCTCCACCGATTTTTCACATTATGTGCCTCAACTTGAAGCTGATAGAAATGATCACCTAGCTTTAGATGCTATTTTAAAACTGGATGAAGTCCAATTGCAATCAGTTGTTGAAACATATAACATTTCTATGTGCGGTTACGGTCCTGTGACGGCAGTGATAACCGCTGCAAAACAGTTGGGCGCTTCCTCTGCCAACCTCCTCTGTTACAGGACTAGTGGCGATGTGACAGGGGATCGCTCGGCAGTTGTGGGTTATGCGGCTGTTAGTATTGTCAAATAATTTTGGTAACTTCTTAGGAAACCAGAATCTTCTTTTTTAAATGAGTCTAGCGTTAAACTAAACCGCCTTAATAGCGCGTATTTAGATAAAAAGCCACTCTCTTAGAAGGTTGCTCGAACGGTTTTTAGAAAGCTTTTTCCAGGATCCCGCGTAACTTTGCATGAGGTATCTCTGAGGGTTAGCCTTGAAGGTTTATGCCTCAGCTCCTGGCAAAGTAATTCTTTGTGGTGAGCACGCTGTTGTTTTCTCTGAACCAGCTATTGTTATGGCGATTAACAAGCGTGCCTTCGTTTCCGTGGAGCTACGTAGTGATAATGCGATTTACATTTCCTCTAAGGATCTAAATCTTTCAGGTTATTTTACAGGCAGGAGGTTTAAGTCTGAAGGTGACGAGAGCGAAGCTGCTAGGAAGCTTCGACCAATTTGGGTCGCGGTTAGAAAAACATTGGAATTATCAAATAAAAATCACGGGGTGAACGTCTTCATTCATTCTGAGATTCCTTCATCTATGGGGTTGGGATCTTCGGCTGCCGTTGCCGTTGCAACAGTGGCAGCAGTTGGGCGAGCGATTGGACTGCGAATTTCTAAGGGGGAGATTTGTTCGGTTGCCCATGAGGCTGAGAAAATTGTTCACGGTCAAGCATCTGGGATTGACACTAACGTTTCGACTTACGGTGGGATTATCGCGTTTAGACGTGATGAAGGTTTCGTTCGATTGGAAACGCATGCTAATATCTCTATAGTTATTGGGAATACAAAAATAGAACGATCAACCGGAGATCTCGTCCAGCACGTTTACCGGTTGAGGGAACTTTATCCTAACGTTGTTAATCCATTAATTCATGCTATTGGACACATTTCGGTTATGGCTGCAGAAGCTTTGCGTAGGGGCAACCTTTCTCAGCTTGGTAGCCTCATGAATATCAACCATGGCTTACTTGTTGCAATTGGAGTCTCACATGAAAAGTTAGATCAACTGGTAGCTGTGGCGAGAAAGGCAGGAGCACTTGGTGCGAAGCTTACTGGCGCTGGCGGTGGAGGGTGTATGATTGCGCTTACAACGCCTGGTAAGACAAAACTTGTAGCTGACGCACTTTCTAGAGCTGGAGGAGATCCTTTAATTATCCGTGGATCAGCTGGAGGTGTGCGGACTTGGATAGCTTAACTATCCTTAAGCTCGGAGGTAGCGTTGTCACAAAGAAGGATAAGCCGTTTACTCCTGACCTAGAGGCAATAGACCGATTGGCCATAGAAATTGCAAAAGCGGGCGTTAAACCGCTTATAATTATTCATGGTGGTGGATCATTCGGTCACCCTGTGGCAGAAGAGTATAAACTTAAGGAGGGTTATCGGCGCGCTTCCCAAATTTTGGGCTTTACGAAAACGAGACAGGCGATGACTACTCTTAACGGGTACATTATTGATGCGCTCATCCGCTATCGCATCCCAGCGGTTGCCGTTCAACCCTCAGCATGTACCATTACAAAGGAGGGACGTATATTTCATATTGACGTGAAGCCGATGTTAATGATGCTTAAAACTGGTTTCGTGCCGGTTATGTATGGCGATGCAGTTCCAGATTTGACGCTAGGTTTTACTATTTTGTCAGGGGACCAACTGATCGCAAATTTGGCTAGCGCTCTTTCTGCCAAACGGGTAATAGTTGGCGTTGATGTTGACGGGTTATATACCGCCGATCCAAAACTTGATCCAAATGCGCAACTCATTGTCTCTCTGAATTTTGAGGAATTAAATCGCGTCAAGTTAGCCATGAGTGGCTCAACATCTTTAGATGTTACTGGTGGAATGCTTGGAAAAGTTACTGAGTTAATGTCGGTTGTAAAAAGGGGTGTTGAGGTAATCATCGTAAACGCTAGTATGCCTAATCGCGTGTATCAAGCTCTACTGAATGAGGATGTTGTAGGAACAACGTTGAGGTTCAGGTGACGATATTGGCATCCAAGCAAACTGAAGAAAGAAAACTTAACCATCTTGAGATTTGTTTGAGAAAAAATGTTCAGGCAAGGTTGGTTAGCACAGGGTTTGAAGATATTCAGCTGATCCATCGGGCTTTACCGGAAATTAATTTTGGGGAGGTTAATACCGCTATCGAGATCTTTGGGCATAAGCTTTCCGCTCCCTTAATTATCGCTGCGATGACAGGCGGAACAGCCCAAGCTGCTAAGATTAATTCAGTGCTTGCGGAAGCTGCGGAGCAACTTGGACTTGGAATAGGTGTGGGGAGTCAGAGGGTTGCAATTGAAAATTCAAATTTAACTTACACTTTTAGAATTGTTAGGGAAAAAGCTCCTACGGCCTTTTTAATTGCGAATATTGGGTGTCCACAGTTAACTCGGGGGTATGGTCTAAAAGAAGCTGAGGCAGCGGTTAAAATGATTGAAGCCGATGCCTTGGCCATTCATATGAATCCCTTGCAAGAAGCCATTCAAGCTGAGGGAGAAACAAGTTATCGGGGAGTTCTGGCAAAAATTGAGGAAATTTGTCGTGGTATATCGGTTCCAGTTATTGCAAAAGAAACTGGTGCGGGAGTGGCTGCTGAGGATGCGAAGGCCCTTGAAAGCGTAGGAGTGAAGGGGATAGACGTTGGGGGAGCGGGTGGAACCAGTTGGGCTGCAGTAGAATATTATCGGGCATTAGGGGCTCGAAATTTGCTTCATCAACGTCTCGGCAAAACATTTTGGGATTGGGGAATTCCAACAGCTGTAAGTTTGATTGAAGTGAAACATTCCACAGGGTTAACCGTTATTGCTACTGGTGGAATGCGCACTGGAGTTGATGTTGCTAAGGCTCTCGCCTTAGGAGCTGATGCTGTTGGACTTGCGCTTCCGCTTCTTAAACCATCCCTCCATGGACTTAAGACATTAGTTACTAAACTCCAATTTATAATCGAAGAGTTGAAAACAGCAATGTTTCTGGTAGGTGTCACTGAGGTTCGTGACTTGCAAAAGGTGCCTGTTGTGATAACTGGGCGGTCGGCTGAGTGGCTTCGCGCTAGGGGATTTCAAGTTGAGGAATTTGGAGGTCGGAGATTATGATGAGCGAATCCCTTAGCAATCAATTAAACGAGGTTTCGAGGAAGGTAAATGCAATTATCGAGAGGGTTATGAAGACTGAAAAAGAACCAAGGATGCTCTACGCTGCTGCTCAACACCTAATGAAGGCGGGAGGGAAACGACTTCGCCCGTTCCTTGTATTAAAGGCGTGTGAGTTGGTGGGTGGGCGAGAAGAAAGTGCGTTGTCATCCGCTGTCGCAGTTGAACTTCTTCACAACTTCACGTTGATACATGACGACATAATGGATCGTGATGAAAAACGTAGGGGTGTTCCAACGGTGCATACATTATGGGGTGAGCCGCTTGCTATAACGGCTGGCGACCTACTCTTTGCAAAGGTTTTTGAGGTTATCCTCCGTTATAGTGATCCAAAATATCTTTCTCCGGAGAAAATCATTCAGATTTTGAAGACCTTGTCGATTGCAACTATTGCTATTTGTGAAGGGCAAGCACTTGATATTGAGTTCGAACGTCGTGAGAACGTTTCAGAAGAAGAATATTTCACGATGATTGGTGGTAAAACTGCTTCTCTTTTTAAGGCCGCAGCGGAATCTGGAGCAATCGTGGGAGGAGGTTCGCCTGAGCAAATTCGCAGGTTGGGTATCTATGCCTACAATAGCGGTTTGTCCTTTCAAATAGCTGATGATGTTTTAGGTCTGACGGCAAATGAAGAGGCTTTAGGAAAGCCTGTTGGGAGTGACATTAAGGAAGGTAAGAAAACCATCCTGATTGTTCACGCGTTAAAACATGCTACCCTCGAACAGCGGAGAAATATTTTAGCAGCGATGGGAAACCGAGCTGCCACTAGCGATCAGATTGAGCGGGTAATTGAAATTATTCGTTCGCTTGGTTCAATTGAGTACGCTACCCAAAAGGCGGTGGAATTGATAACAGTTGCGAGAGAGCAACTTAATTTTTTCCCAGATGTACCAGCTAAGAGAGCGTTACTAGAATTAGCAGATTTTTTGGTTGTACGAAAATATTAGGAGTCAATGTAATGCTCCAAAGTAGAATTTTCAATGCATGGAAAATACTTACTATATGGAAGTTTCAGTCAATGACAAGTAGAATTGTTTTTTATACCATTCTTTTAATTACTGAAAAAGCCTCGATGCCAATTAGCGCAGTTTAGACGGTGGTTGCACTGTTGAGTTTGAAGGAGATCACGCATATCATACGAAAGTACGCGGTCCTTAATGCCGTTCAGCACGGTGGAAAGGCGCAGGTTGCTCCCGTAACTGGCAAGGTTCTGGCTGAGAGACCTGAACTCAAGTTAAGGATAAAGGAGTTAACACCAATGGTTGCAGAGATTGTGCGAGAGATAAACGTTTTGCCCACCGCTGAACAGCGACGAATCCTCGATGAAAACTGGCCCGAGCTGTTAGTCGAAGAGAAGGTCAAACCTGAGGAAAAAGTTCTTCCACCATTGCCAAATGTTGATAAATATGAGAAGGTTATCACTCGGTTTTCTCCAAATCCCGACTGTGTTTTGCATCTGGGCTCTGCACGAGCTATTATTCTCAGTCATGATTATGCCCGATTGAATAAAGGTAAGTTTTATCTCCGTTTCGAAGATACCGATCCTAGATTAAAAAAATCCGCTCTCGAGTTTTACGATTTGATTCGCGAGGACCTAATTTGGTTAGGTTGTAAATGGGATGCTGAGTTCATTCAAAGCGATCGGATCCCTATTTACTACGAGTTCGCTGAAAAACTCCTGTCCGCTGGGCAGGCTTATGTTTGCACATGTAAGGTTGAGGATTTCCGGCGAAAAATTCGTGCCAGTCGGGCATGTCCATGCCGGGGCCTTCCGCCGGAAGAGCACCTGTTTCGTTGGGAGAAAATGTTAAATGGTGTGTTTGGTGAAGGCGAGGCGGTTGTTCGGGTTAAAACAGATTTGCTTCATCCTAATCCAGCGGTTCGAGATTGGCCTGCCCTACGGATAATTGATACAAAGCGTTTCAAACATCCGCGTGTGGGTGATCGCTACCGGGTATGGCCTCTTTATAACTTTGCATGTGGTTTAGACGATCACCTGCTAGGTATAACGCACATCATTCGTGGTAAAGAACATTTAACAAACGAAGTTCGTCAGCGGTACTTGTATGAGTATTTCAAATGGACGTATCCGGAAGCTATTCACTACGGTCGATTAAAAATTATGGGCGCTGTGCTTAGTAAATCAAAGCTTCTTAAAGACTTTAGGGAAAAGGTATACACAAGTTGGGACGACCCACGTTTAGCTACATTTGCTGCACTTAGAAGGCGAGGAATTACTCCAGAGGCTATCCGAAGGATGGTTATAGAAGTTGGCCCTAAACCAGTTGATGCAACCTTAAGCTGGGAAAATATTTACGCATATAATAAGAAGATTGTAGACCCAATTGCTAACCGCTACTTCTTCGTAGCGAATCCTTTGCCTTTAATTGTGAATAACGTGGCGAAACCTTATACTTCAACTCCCTCCCTTCACCCAAACCACCCTGAGAGAGGAGAAAGGATACTTCGAGTCAAACCTAAGAATGGGCAAGCTACGTTGCTTATTTCAAGTAGTGACCTTAAAATCTTGAAGTTAAACGCGGTTGTGCGGTTAATCGAGTTATTTAACGTTGAAATAACCGAGGTAAGGGAGAGCTGTATCAAATCAGCATTCCACAGCGAATCTTATTCGGACGCTAAAAAACTAGACGCGCCACTTATTCACTGGGTTCCTAGTGAAGAAAACGTTGGCGTGAGAGTCATAATGCCAACGGCTGAAGTCGTTAGCGGAGTTGGTGAGCTTGACTTGAGTAAAGTTCAAAGTGGAGCTATCATCCAGTTGGAAAGATTCGGGTTTGGTAGGGTTAATTCAGTTATAAATAACCAAGTTACTGTGTATTTTGCGCACAAGTAATACGTTGTTTGTACCTTATATCTTTGGGTTTATAAATCACCTAAGCGAAACCTTCTTAAGGGAAAATTGCTTCATACCTTCAGCCAGCATATAAAAATTGGCTTTCGGGTGAGGCCTATGCCTAAGCCTTTTTATGTAAAGTTTGAAGTTCCGAAAGAGTTGGCTGATGCGGCCTATGAAGCCCTTCAGATTGCTCGGGATACGGGCAAAATTCGGAAGGGAACAAATGAAACCACTAAGGCGATAGAGAGGGGGATCGCCAAACTCGTTATAATCGCAGAGGATGTTGAGCCCCCGGAAGTTGTAGCGCATCTTCCACTACTCTGTGAAGAGCGGAAGATTCCTTACATTTACGTTCCCAATAAGGCCCAACTTGGTTCAGCGACTGGCATTGATGTCCCTTCAGCTTCAGTTTGTATTATAGATCCGGGAAATGCTGCCGACCTCCTCAGGGAAATTATTAGCAAAGTTGAGGAGCTCAAAAAGAAGTAGTTTTGGAGGAGGAATTGTGAGCTCCCGCGAGAAAGAAGCTGCGGTGCTTACGCCTGCTAGGGTTATTCAAATTGTAGGTCGAACTGGAGCAACTGGCGAGGTAATTCAGGTTAGGGTTCGGATTGAGGAGGGGAAGGATAAGGGACGGATTCTTACAAGAAATGTGAAGGGTCCAGTTAGGCCGGATGACATTTTGATGCTTCGTGATACAGAAAGAGAAGCGCGGAAGATTAAGTAGTTGGGATTTAATCAATGCCGAAGACGTATCGATGCGCGTTTTGTGGGAAAAGTTTTCCGCAAGGAACAGGTTTAATGTATGTCAAAAATGATGGGACAATCTACTGGTTTTGTTCGAGTAAATGTCGTAAAAGCCTGTTAAAGTTAAGGCGAGATGCAAGAAAGTTTAAGTGGACCGTTTATCATGGCAGAGAAGAGAAACGTGAATAAACTTGATTGAGAGAACTTTAGTGCTTCTTAAGCCGGAGACGGTTCTTCGTGGTCTAGTGGGAGAAATTATTTCTCGAATTGAGAAGCGTGGGCTTAGCATAACGTCCTTTAAGATTGTTTCGGTGACGCGAAGGCAAGCTGAAGAACTTTACATAATGCATAGGGGGAAACCATTTTACGAATCTTTAATTGAGCACATTACCTCGGGTCCTGTAGTCGCTATGGTTGTCGAAGGTCTCGATGCTATTCGCACTATGCGCCGGATGATTGGTGCAACAAATCCCTGCGAAGCGGATCCAGGTACTATTCGTGGGGACTATGGCTTAACAATAACCAAGAATGTAATTCACGCGGCAGATAGCTTCGAGAATGCCGAGAGAGAAATCAAGATTTTCTTCAAGCCGGAGGAGATCATTTCTATTCAAAGGCATGGTTAAGCTAATTGCAATAGGGCCTTAAAACTTCTAGCTCCTCCTCCATTAATATAACAGAACTATCTCGAAAAGTTAAAGTAATCGAAGGAGGAACCTCATCTTCCACGCTAGGGAGGATCAATTGTGGAAATAAAGATCGCTGCAGAAAGTTATAATCCACTGCTTAAACGAAAGGAAATTTTTGTAACAATTTCGCACCAGTCAGCGGCAACTCCTGATAGATTCGGTATCCGTAAGCAGCTAGCTGCTCGATATAATTCAAGACTTGAGGCCACGTACATAACTAAAATGAAAACTAAGACTGGAACCAATGAAACAATTTGTGAGGCTCATATTTACGACTCTCCAGAATGGGCTGACAGAGTTGAACCAAAATATATCAAAGATCGCAATTTACCAGCTGAGGAAAGAAAGGTCTTAGCTAAAGCAAAGAAACCACTTGAAAAAGCTGAAAAAGTACCTCCCCAAGTTGCGAAACCCGCTGAGGTAAGGAAAGCGGCTGGAGAAAA
This genomic stretch from Candidatus Bathyarchaeota archaeon harbors:
- the amrB gene encoding AmmeMemoRadiSam system protein B, coding for MKVRRPCQAGAFYAGSPTALHAEIEECFLHRLGPGKLPKLQETGPRRILALISPHAGYMYSGPVAAHSYYALALDGKPALIVILGPNHTGLGSGISIMADGSWKTPFGNVEVDKEVAEKILRASKLIDVDDTAHAYEHSIEVQLPFLQYLYGSAFRFVPICMMLQDLETSQEVGAAIANAVSGIDVVLIASTDFSHYVPQLEADRNDHLALDAILKLDEVQLQSVVETYNISMCGYGPVTAVITAAKQLGASSANLLCYRTSGDVTGDRSAVVGYAAVSIVK
- the mvk gene encoding mevalonate kinase; protein product: MKVYASAPGKVILCGEHAVVFSEPAIVMAINKRAFVSVELRSDNAIYISSKDLNLSGYFTGRRFKSEGDESEAARKLRPIWVAVRKTLELSNKNHGVNVFIHSEIPSSMGLGSSAAVAVATVAAVGRAIGLRISKGEICSVAHEAEKIVHGQASGIDTNVSTYGGIIAFRRDEGFVRLETHANISIVIGNTKIERSTGDLVQHVYRLRELYPNVVNPLIHAIGHISVMAAEALRRGNLSQLGSLMNINHGLLVAIGVSHEKLDQLVAVARKAGALGAKLTGAGGGGCMIALTTPGKTKLVADALSRAGGDPLIIRGSAGGVRTWIA
- a CDS encoding isopentenyl phosphate kinase family protein, yielding MDSLTILKLGGSVVTKKDKPFTPDLEAIDRLAIEIAKAGVKPLIIIHGGGSFGHPVAEEYKLKEGYRRASQILGFTKTRQAMTTLNGYIIDALIRYRIPAVAVQPSACTITKEGRIFHIDVKPMLMMLKTGFVPVMYGDAVPDLTLGFTILSGDQLIANLASALSAKRVIVGVDVDGLYTADPKLDPNAQLIVSLNFEELNRVKLAMSGSTSLDVTGGMLGKVTELMSVVKRGVEVIIVNASMPNRVYQALLNEDVVGTTLRFR
- the fni gene encoding type 2 isopentenyl-diphosphate Delta-isomerase, translating into MASKQTEERKLNHLEICLRKNVQARLVSTGFEDIQLIHRALPEINFGEVNTAIEIFGHKLSAPLIIAAMTGGTAQAAKINSVLAEAAEQLGLGIGVGSQRVAIENSNLTYTFRIVREKAPTAFLIANIGCPQLTRGYGLKEAEAAVKMIEADALAIHMNPLQEAIQAEGETSYRGVLAKIEEICRGISVPVIAKETGAGVAAEDAKALESVGVKGIDVGGAGGTSWAAVEYYRALGARNLLHQRLGKTFWDWGIPTAVSLIEVKHSTGLTVIATGGMRTGVDVAKALALGADAVGLALPLLKPSLHGLKTLVTKLQFIIEELKTAMFLVGVTEVRDLQKVPVVITGRSAEWLRARGFQVEEFGGRRL
- a CDS encoding polyprenyl synthetase family protein, producing the protein MMSESLSNQLNEVSRKVNAIIERVMKTEKEPRMLYAAAQHLMKAGGKRLRPFLVLKACELVGGREESALSSAVAVELLHNFTLIHDDIMDRDEKRRGVPTVHTLWGEPLAITAGDLLFAKVFEVILRYSDPKYLSPEKIIQILKTLSIATIAICEGQALDIEFERRENVSEEEYFTMIGGKTASLFKAAAESGAIVGGGSPEQIRRLGIYAYNSGLSFQIADDVLGLTANEEALGKPVGSDIKEGKKTILIVHALKHATLEQRRNILAAMGNRAATSDQIERVIEIIRSLGSIEYATQKAVELITVAREQLNFFPDVPAKRALLELADFLVVRKY